In a genomic window of Amphiprion ocellaris isolate individual 3 ecotype Okinawa chromosome 11, ASM2253959v1, whole genome shotgun sequence:
- the cln5 gene encoding LOW QUALITY PROTEIN: ceroid-lipofuscinosis neuronal protein 5 (The sequence of the model RefSeq protein was modified relative to this genomic sequence to represent the inferred CDS: inserted 1 base in 1 codon), translating to MWQSDCIWCLKLLLFLFVVSHFGTHGRQQWPVPYRRFDSRPDVDSYCEALYPFCPTGDPDGRIPSMKDDDVISIYRLQTPVWEWKYGDLLGKLHIMHDAVGFSAXETGANYTMEWYELFQLGNCTFPHLRLEMKAPFWCNQGAACFFEGIDDLHWSQNGTLEKIGEISGSQFNDLAQWVQDDNRTGIYYETWTVLSDPGPNATVWFESYDCSQFVHRTYRKLKELGAKLSSRSQTNYTKIYLYSGEPTFLGNDSDIFGQPALKNLASDIRKFYYSFRPHQSFAELAVSLLEAFTDVVLDKSFYLFYNFEYWHLPMKPPYMQITYEEVPLP from the exons ATGTGGCAGTCGGACTGTATTTGGtgtttaaagctgctgctgtttcttttcgTTGTTTCTCATTTCGGGACTCACGGACGGCAGCAGTGGCCGGTTCCTTACAG GCGGTTTGACTCTCGGCCTGATGTGGACTCTTATTGTGAAGCTCTGTACCCGTTCTGTCCCACCGGAGACCCAGATGGACGGATTCCCTCCATGAAAGACGACGACGTCATCTCCATTTATCGGCTGCAGACGCCGGTGTGGGAATGGAAATATGGAGATTTACTGGGGAAGTTG CACATCATGCACGATGCCGTCGGGTTCAGCG TAGAGACTGGAGCCAACTACACCATGGAGTGGTACGAACTGTTTCAGCTGGGAAACTGCACCTTTCCTCACCTCAGGCTGGAGATGAAAGCCCCTTTCTGGTGCAACCAGGGAGCTGCCTGCTTCTTTGAAGGCATCGATGACCTACACTGGTCTCAGAATGGCACTTTGGAGAAAATAGGAGAAATCAGTG GGAGCCAGTTCAATGACTTGGCTCAGTGGGTGCAGGACGACAACAGGACGGGGATCTACTACGAGACGTGGACCGTTCTCTCCGACCCCGGTCCAAACGCCACAGTGTGGTTCGAGTCCTACGACTGTTCCCAGTTTGTCCACCGCACGTACAGGAAGCTGAAAGAGCTGGGAGCCAAACTGTCCAGCCGATCGCAGACCAACTACACCAAGATCTACCTGTACAGCGGAGAGCCCACGTTCCTCGGCAACGACAGCGACATATTCGGACAGCCCGCCCTGAAAAATCTGGCGTCGGACATCCGCAAATTTTACTACAGTTTCAGGCCGCACCAGTCGTTTGCAGAACTCGCCGTCAGTCTGCTGGAGGCTTTTACAGATGTGGTGTTGGACAAGAGCTTCTACCTCTTCTACAACTTTGAGTACTGGCATCTGCCCATGAAGCCTCCATACATGCAGATTACATATGAAGAGGTGCCTTTGCCTTAG
- the zgc:162944 gene encoding glutamine amidotransferase-like class 1 domain-containing protein 3, mitochondrial, with the protein MLALLHRCGRTLLTPSTVRAVDSSFYSSQMGKRVAVVLSGCGVYDGSEIHEASAVLVHLSRGGASVNMFAPNVDQMHVVNHLKGEPSEEKRNVLVESARLARGNIQDLCKLSVKDHDAIIFPGGFGAAKNLCTWAVQGKDCSVNDEVRATLQAFHSEGKPIGLCCISPVLAAKVFPGCEVTVGLEKDDKYPNTTDTAAAINQLGCKHVSKSVAESHVDDKNKLITTCAFMCDAPIHEVFDGIGSMVQDVLKRA; encoded by the exons ATGCTCGCCCTGCTGCACCGCTGTGGACGAACCCTACTGACCCCCAGCACCGTCCGGGCCGTGGACAGCAGCTTCTACTCTTCTCAGATGGGGAAACGCGTGGCCGTGGTGCTGTCGGGCTGCGGGGTTTATGACGGCAGCGAGATCCACGAAGCCTCCGCTGTTTTAGTGCACCTGAGCAGAGGAGGAGCGAGT GTAAACATGTTTGCCCCCAACGTTGACCAGATGCATGTCGTGAATCACCTGAAAGGCGAACCTTCTGAGGAGAAGAGAAACGTGTTGGTGGAAAGCGCCAGGCTGGCCCGTGGAAACATCCAGGATCTGTGCAAACTCAGCGTCAAAGACCACGACGCTATTATTTTCCCAG GCGGTTTTGGGGCAGCGAAGAACCTCTGCACATGGGCAGTGCAGGGGAAGGACTGCTCCGTTAACGATGAAGTCAGAGCCACTCTGCAGGCGTTCCACAGCGAGGGTAAACCCATCGGCCTCTGCTGCATCTCACCTGTCCTGGCTGCCAAGGTGTTCCCTGGGTGTGAGGTCACCGTGGGCCTCGAGAAGGACGACAA GTATCCGAATACGACCGATACTGCGGCGGCTATCAACCAGCTCGGCTGCAAACACGTGAGCAAGAGCGTCGCCGAGAGCCACGTGGACGACAAGAACAAGCTCATCACCACCTGTGCCTTCATGTGCGACGCTCCGATCCACGAAGTGTTCGACGGAATCGGGTCGATGGTGCAGGACGTCCTGAAGCGTGCCTGA